A single region of the Bacillus cereus genome encodes:
- a CDS encoding YjgB family protein → MMKVYMKVLIFFLILTCVMALTACKSTEEKKQTNPTSENSTEEKNDKPETSKKNEETAPKKEKDPVEKPKDQDSSKPSKDSNPKSINHIKDLFELAKEGKVPNVPYAAHSGDIEEIEKAWGKANKTEQAGNGMYATFTNKNVAFGFNKGSQVFDVRSYHSELKVITLQEIEKALGKPASVKANGNDKIYIYKVNNQFELKFVIPKSTGKVDHISVFSPEDSINKMAG, encoded by the coding sequence ATGATGAAAGTATATATGAAAGTACTTATATTTTTTCTGATTTTAACGTGTGTAATGGCATTAACCGCTTGTAAGAGTACAGAAGAAAAGAAACAAACAAATCCAACATCAGAAAATAGTACGGAAGAAAAGAACGATAAGCCGGAAACGAGTAAAAAGAATGAGGAGACTGCTCCGAAAAAAGAGAAAGACCCTGTGGAAAAACCAAAAGATCAAGACTCATCAAAACCTTCAAAAGACTCTAATCCAAAATCAATTAACCATATTAAAGATTTATTTGAGCTAGCGAAAGAAGGTAAAGTACCTAATGTTCCATATGCAGCACATTCAGGTGATATTGAAGAAATAGAGAAGGCATGGGGGAAAGCAAATAAGACGGAGCAAGCAGGAAACGGGATGTATGCGACGTTTACAAATAAAAATGTTGCATTTGGCTTTAATAAAGGATCACAAGTCTTTGACGTGCGATCTTACCATTCAGAACTTAAAGTGATTACGTTACAAGAGATCGAAAAGGCTTTAGGAAAACCAGCGTCTGTTAAAGCCAACGGTAATGATAAAATATACATTTATAAAGTAAATAATCAGTTTGAGTTGAAATTCGTTATTCCGAAATCTACTGGTAAAGTAGATCATATTTCTGTGTTCTCACCGGAGGATAGTATTAATAAAATGGCAGGTTAA
- a CDS encoding MDR family MFS transporter — protein sequence MNHLLKRYNRPILIRLFGELLVRTTEAMLAIIFIVHVNKVLNGNVIVTMLLFGLQPLADIVFTLIAGGATDKYGRKKIMLLGLILQAFAVSGFVFAESVAFFALLYVVNGIGRSLYIPAQRAQIADLTRAEQQAEIFAVLQTMGAIGSVIGPLIGAFFYNSHPEYLFIAQGVTLTLYAVLVWTQLPETVPLIKNVNKTKEVYSPKHFISKHYAVFGLMVSTLPISFFYAQTESNYRIFAESIFPDFLFILVFISTCKAVMEVILQIFLVKWSERFSMPKIIVISYTSFTLAAIGYGYSTTIWSLFFTLLFLVIGESIALNHLLRFVSQIAPSHRRGLYFSIYGIHWDISRTCGPFVGALLLSKFSGSTLFYICAFLLIIGGIIQAFFVQSLEKSKVKELSL from the coding sequence ATGAATCATCTTTTAAAACGTTATAACAGGCCAATCCTCATTCGGTTGTTCGGTGAATTGTTAGTCCGGACGACTGAAGCAATGTTAGCTATCATTTTTATCGTTCACGTTAATAAAGTGTTAAATGGTAATGTCATCGTTACAATGCTTCTTTTCGGATTACAGCCTCTCGCTGATATTGTATTTACATTAATTGCTGGAGGTGCAACAGATAAATACGGTCGTAAGAAAATCATGTTACTCGGCTTAATTTTACAAGCTTTCGCCGTAAGTGGATTCGTTTTTGCTGAATCCGTCGCCTTTTTCGCCTTATTATATGTCGTAAATGGTATTGGCCGCTCTTTATACATTCCGGCACAGCGCGCTCAAATTGCTGACTTAACAAGAGCAGAACAACAGGCCGAAATATTTGCGGTTCTGCAAACGATGGGAGCAATTGGCTCTGTAATCGGCCCATTAATCGGTGCTTTTTTCTATAATAGTCATCCTGAGTACTTATTTATTGCACAAGGTGTGACTCTTACTCTTTATGCTGTACTCGTATGGACTCAGCTTCCTGAAACAGTTCCACTCATAAAAAACGTTAATAAAACGAAAGAAGTATATTCACCAAAACATTTCATTTCGAAACATTACGCTGTGTTTGGACTTATGGTTTCTACGCTACCTATTAGTTTTTTCTATGCTCAAACCGAATCGAACTATCGTATATTCGCCGAAAGTATATTTCCAGATTTTCTATTCATACTTGTATTTATCTCAACTTGTAAAGCAGTCATGGAAGTTATTCTTCAAATTTTCCTTGTGAAATGGTCTGAGCGATTTTCTATGCCTAAAATCATTGTTATTTCTTATACTAGCTTTACTTTAGCTGCGATTGGCTACGGTTATTCCACAACAATATGGTCATTATTCTTTACATTACTCTTTTTAGTAATTGGGGAAAGTATTGCTTTAAATCATTTACTACGATTCGTTTCACAAATCGCTCCAAGTCATAGACGTGGATTGTACTTTTCTATTTACGGTATACATTGGGATATTTCAAGGACTTGCGGGCCTTTTGTAGGTGCACTATTATTAAGCAAATTTAGCGGCAGTACTCTATTTTATATTTGTGCCTTCTTATTAATAATTGGCGGTATTATTCAAGCTTTTTTTGTTCAATCGTTAGAAAAAAGCAAAGTAAAAGAGCTGTCCCTATAG
- a CDS encoding nucleoside hydrolase, with translation MLERGGKVNKKIIFFGDFGIDDAVALIYANKTCKLDIIGIVAEYGNVSREIVTENVYFLEKYYATEVKIIEGASRPMTAEEPLFFPEIHGDHGLGPIIPPKMRICGRGNFCELSKLIEPCPEDIIIVATGRLTTLATLFLLYPNLMNRVCSYYIMGGAFLFPGNVTPVSEANFYGDPIAANIVMKYAKNATIYPLNVTQRALITPKMVDIIDKEGTGQAKLIKPMIDFYYENFYKKEYPGIGGSPIHDLLPFISFINDDIFEYEKSAVWISTTNDVTRGQSVADFRKIAEPTTFDNRPVQRIAVDFSYEAFKEEFMRTILKPDCS, from the coding sequence ATGCTGGAGAGGGGGGGAAAAGTTAATAAAAAAATAATTTTTTTCGGAGATTTTGGTATTGATGATGCAGTAGCGTTAATTTATGCGAATAAAACATGCAAATTAGATATTATAGGTATCGTTGCAGAGTATGGTAATGTATCACGGGAAATTGTCACGGAAAATGTTTATTTTTTAGAAAAATATTATGCTACAGAAGTGAAGATTATTGAAGGTGCTAGTAGACCGATGACAGCTGAAGAACCTTTATTTTTCCCTGAAATTCATGGAGATCACGGTTTAGGTCCCATCATACCACCGAAAATGAGGATTTGTGGTAGGGGAAATTTTTGTGAATTGAGTAAATTAATTGAGCCTTGTCCAGAAGATATTATTATTGTGGCGACGGGAAGATTAACGACACTTGCAACATTATTTTTATTGTATCCCAATTTAATGAATCGGGTTTGTTCCTATTATATAATGGGCGGTGCTTTTCTATTTCCAGGTAATGTAACACCAGTATCGGAAGCTAATTTTTACGGCGATCCAATTGCGGCGAATATTGTTATGAAATATGCAAAGAACGCTACTATATACCCTTTAAATGTAACACAACGTGCTCTTATTACCCCTAAAATGGTCGATATTATTGATAAAGAAGGTACAGGACAGGCGAAACTCATTAAACCAATGATTGATTTTTATTACGAGAACTTTTACAAAAAAGAATATCCAGGTATTGGTGGGAGTCCGATTCATGATTTACTTCCGTTTATTTCGTTTATTAATGATGATATTTTTGAATATGAAAAATCGGCAGTTTGGATTAGTACGACGAATGATGTAACGAGAGGTCAAAGTGTTGCGGATTTTAGAAAAATAGCTGAGCCGACAACATTTGATAATCGGCCTGTACAAAGAATTGCGGTCGATTTTAGTTATGAAGCCTTTAAGGAAGAATTTATGAGGACGATATTGAAGCCAGATTGTTCTTAG
- a CDS encoding YhbD family protein, which produces MSTDLISKKDLLELTGISYGQLYRWKRKNLIPEDWFVRKSTFTGQETFFPKEKILERIDKIQTMKEDLSLDELANMFSPSVTEIFLTKEDLIRKGITSETVLQFFMEQTNKTADFQFADILYVYVLEELLQSGDVSLEEGKMVLQVLRENYEAIKHKNCDLVIIRKLGISTCFLVSSVEDLIFEKGTKIVLRVAIMKYTEALKTKLL; this is translated from the coding sequence TTGAGTACAGATTTAATTTCAAAAAAAGATTTATTAGAGCTAACTGGTATTTCATACGGACAGTTATATAGGTGGAAGAGAAAAAATTTAATACCGGAAGATTGGTTTGTACGGAAGTCAACGTTCACAGGTCAGGAAACATTTTTTCCGAAAGAAAAGATATTAGAGCGTATTGATAAAATTCAAACGATGAAAGAAGATCTATCACTTGATGAATTGGCAAATATGTTTTCACCAAGCGTAACAGAGATTTTTTTAACAAAAGAAGATCTCATCCGTAAAGGAATTACATCAGAGACTGTTTTACAATTTTTCATGGAGCAAACGAACAAAACGGCAGATTTTCAATTTGCAGATATTCTTTATGTATACGTGTTAGAAGAACTTCTTCAATCAGGAGACGTTAGCTTAGAAGAAGGGAAAATGGTTTTACAAGTTTTACGTGAAAATTATGAAGCGATTAAACATAAAAATTGTGACTTAGTTATTATTCGGAAGTTAGGGATTTCTACATGCTTCTTAGTATCAAGCGTTGAGGATTTAATCTTTGAAAAGGGAACAAAGATTGTTTTACGTGTAGCAATTATGAAATATACCGAAGCATTAAAAACTAAACTGTTGTAG
- a CDS encoding class I SAM-dependent methyltransferase, with amino-acid sequence MSKEELVKQQFGSNAEKYVKSKIHANGPDLQYVVKQVETRHNTRLLDIATGGGHVANLLAPMFKEVVALDLTEKMVEKAKGFIEGNGHENVSFVAGNAESLPFAEESFDTITCRIAAHHFVDPLQFIIEVNRTLEDNGLFILIDNVSPENNEFDTFYNFIEKKRDPSHERALKKTEWITLLEKHGLQMQSCITFDKKFDFDWWCDMMDVPVQKRVKLTECMMKTSNEMQEFFKIKFENNKIESFYTEMALFVCKKSSTLKR; translated from the coding sequence ATGAGTAAAGAAGAGCTTGTGAAACAACAATTTGGTAGTAATGCAGAAAAGTATGTGAAAAGTAAAATACATGCAAATGGACCGGATTTACAATATGTAGTTAAGCAAGTTGAAACTCGTCATAATACTCGTCTTCTTGATATTGCTACTGGTGGGGGGCATGTTGCAAATTTGCTAGCCCCAATGTTTAAAGAAGTAGTCGCTCTTGATTTAACAGAAAAAATGGTAGAAAAAGCAAAAGGTTTTATAGAGGGGAACGGGCATGAAAATGTGTCTTTTGTAGCAGGAAATGCAGAAAGTTTGCCATTTGCTGAAGAATCCTTTGATACAATTACATGTCGAATTGCAGCACATCACTTTGTTGATCCTTTGCAATTTATTATTGAAGTCAATCGTACGTTAGAAGATAATGGTTTATTTATATTAATTGATAATGTTTCACCAGAAAATAATGAATTTGATACATTTTATAACTTTATCGAAAAGAAGCGAGATCCGAGCCATGAACGAGCTTTGAAAAAAACAGAATGGATTACTTTATTAGAAAAACATGGTTTACAAATGCAATCATGCATTACTTTTGACAAGAAGTTCGATTTTGACTGGTGGTGCGATATGATGGATGTGCCAGTACAAAAGCGCGTAAAGTTAACAGAGTGTATGATGAAAACATCAAATGAAATGCAGGAATTCTTTAAAATCAAATTTGAAAATAATAAAATAGAGTCATTTTATACTGAAATGGCACTGTTCGTATGTAAAAAAAGTTCAACATTAAAAAGATAA
- a CDS encoding polymer-forming cytoskeletal protein → MGHQHSLTVNGSGSSAGGDYNKVKIRGEGTISNDMSCNEFKTYGTSDVRGNMKVKNYVVYGDSEVQGNVTAEYVKVYGNTQMNSDAHIEKIKVRGMIEVKGKLTGDFVDVKGALNVKGDIELEELSLTGGLESDGLLNAENIEISLRYEGSKVREIGGKKISVRKKARFIPFTSDAGSLQTSIIEGDEIYLEHTIAEVVRGNNVTIGPGCEISVVEYHTSFNQKGNAVVKEHKQI, encoded by the coding sequence ATGGGACATCAACATAGTCTTACTGTCAATGGTTCTGGTAGTTCAGCAGGTGGAGATTATAACAAAGTGAAGATACGCGGCGAAGGAACGATTTCTAATGATATGAGTTGTAATGAATTTAAAACGTACGGCACGAGTGATGTACGTGGCAATATGAAAGTGAAAAATTATGTCGTGTATGGAGATAGTGAAGTACAAGGAAATGTAACTGCGGAATATGTAAAAGTATACGGAAATACACAAATGAATAGTGATGCTCATATTGAAAAAATAAAAGTAAGGGGTATGATAGAAGTTAAGGGGAAGTTAACTGGTGATTTCGTAGATGTGAAAGGCGCTTTAAATGTGAAAGGAGATATCGAACTAGAGGAATTATCATTAACGGGTGGTCTTGAAAGTGATGGATTACTTAATGCTGAAAATATAGAAATTTCACTTCGTTATGAAGGAAGTAAAGTGAGAGAAATTGGTGGTAAGAAGATTTCCGTTCGTAAAAAAGCGAGATTCATTCCATTTACAAGTGACGCAGGAAGCCTCCAAACGTCTATCATTGAAGGAGATGAGATTTATTTAGAGCATACGATTGCTGAAGTAGTAAGAGGAAACAACGTTACCATTGGTCCAGGATGTGAAATTAGTGTTGTAGAATATCATACTAGTTTTAACCAAAAAGGTAATGCAGTCGTAAAAGAACATAAACAAATATAA
- a CDS encoding bactofilin family protein, translated as MRTENLIINGYGSSNGGEFHKVQLNGKGTVNGNVECDQFECNGYGTVTGDLKSGDARISGSGKVEGTVSAETMRIDGKGTITQDVKATTLKIAGKGTIGGNVTGEEFKINGQATIDGNCEVDIFSSEGQFTVGGLLSADEININIHGTCRAKEIGGQTIKVKHRLSAFSRLFKTVFGLQLEAELLEGDNIDIDYAHIKTVRGNNVTVGPNCEIELIEYTGVLTVDKSANVKEIKQV; from the coding sequence ATGCGTACAGAAAATTTAATTATAAATGGATATGGTTCATCAAACGGTGGAGAGTTTCATAAAGTGCAACTAAATGGAAAAGGAACTGTTAATGGAAACGTTGAATGCGACCAATTTGAATGTAATGGTTACGGAACTGTTACTGGTGATTTGAAAAGTGGCGATGCGAGAATTAGCGGATCAGGCAAAGTTGAGGGTACAGTTAGTGCAGAAACGATGCGAATCGATGGGAAAGGGACAATTACACAAGATGTAAAGGCGACCACTTTGAAAATTGCAGGAAAAGGGACGATAGGTGGTAATGTAACTGGTGAAGAATTTAAAATCAATGGTCAAGCGACGATTGATGGTAATTGTGAAGTTGATATTTTTTCTTCAGAAGGGCAATTTACAGTTGGTGGATTACTAAGCGCAGATGAAATTAATATAAATATTCACGGTACATGTAGAGCGAAAGAAATTGGTGGCCAAACCATTAAAGTAAAACATAGATTGAGCGCTTTTAGTAGACTATTTAAAACAGTATTTGGCTTACAGTTAGAAGCTGAATTGTTAGAAGGTGACAATATCGATATTGATTATGCGCACATAAAAACGGTAAGGGGAAACAATGTTACAGTAGGACCGAACTGTGAGATTGAACTTATTGAATATACTGGTGTTCTTACTGTTGATAAAAGTGCAAATGTAAAAGAAATTAAGCAGGTTTAA
- a CDS encoding DinB family protein, whose translation MNNTDLLLLNLSEIRRRSIKVWTAIPKDRLDWRPDTEALSCKEMIRHVLECDYYYLQILKNHGKAQNVQSPFETKAFTTLDDELNFSKSFRNQFINFIASLAAEDLTNIQIDRSELAELGYTDYIRSLGDMLLRTAYHEGVHTGQMLDYMRTMNVERPDIWD comes from the coding sequence TTGAATAACACTGACCTACTATTGTTAAATTTATCAGAAATACGAAGACGCAGTATAAAAGTTTGGACAGCTATCCCAAAAGATCGATTGGATTGGAGACCAGATACTGAAGCACTAAGTTGCAAAGAAATGATTAGACATGTACTAGAATGCGATTACTATTATTTACAAATATTAAAAAATCATGGCAAGGCTCAAAATGTACAATCTCCTTTTGAAACAAAAGCATTTACTACACTTGACGATGAACTTAATTTTTCTAAGTCTTTTCGTAATCAATTCATCAATTTTATTGCCTCTCTAGCAGCAGAGGATTTAACAAACATACAAATCGATCGTTCAGAACTAGCCGAACTTGGGTATACTGACTATATTCGAAGTTTAGGGGACATGCTTTTAAGAACTGCATATCATGAAGGTGTCCATACAGGACAAATGTTAGATTATATGCGGACAATGAATGTAGAACGTCCGGATATTTGGGACTGA
- a CDS encoding GlsB/YeaQ/YmgE family stress response membrane protein has translation MIWSLIVGGILGWFASLITGKDVPGGVIGNIIAGIVGSWLGTALLGKFGPVIGGYAIVPALIGAIVLIFIVSFIFRAMRK, from the coding sequence ATGATTTGGTCTTTAATAGTCGGTGGTATATTAGGTTGGTTTGCAAGTTTAATTACTGGAAAAGATGTACCGGGCGGTGTAATTGGTAATATTATTGCGGGTATTGTCGGTTCTTGGCTTGGAACAGCGTTACTTGGTAAATTTGGACCTGTTATAGGCGGATATGCGATTGTTCCGGCTTTAATAGGCGCGATTGTTTTGATTTTCATCGTAAGCTTTATATTCCGTGCAATGCGGAAATGA
- a CDS encoding SgrR family transcriptional regulator, giving the protein MSILEQYMSLWLQYGKGRAEGEQLEITIQNISETLFCTERNSKLIIKKLEELHWIVWFPGRGRGNRSKLLFQKHPLSLILERGKEITKQGDVKSGNAFIERYISYFPSLQAQFQTWIDSIFGYQVERTSQGRRDVLRLQVQMNLDIALDPVYATMRSECHMVKHIYDTLVYVDGSTNNVEPRLAFYWEYDDQKHIWTFYLRKGVQFHNRKEFIAHDVIHTFERFLKAKNNPHAWMLQHVESLHILDDYIVEIHLSTDNKLFLHVLSSEQCSIVSEDEKGNLIGTGPFQLCENNEDVFVLEAHDYYFRERPFLNRIELWNVEHSVNTYDVLAKARYKDIEKHHKELTRLESNVTYITLNTAKEGPMQDKTFRKALYKIIHSKAIVAELQGARGEIAEELVLTKSGTIHINEDINTLIKESSYRNETLRLYTFTGQDHVEDSNWIQKECTKYGIKIDIEFLETEELLQISTIQKADIMHDSATISERIEESLLYMFLTKNSFIHQQSNINFNETLQPYFMESKVEKRLTLLRDIEDTLLRQIHIIPLYRNKQQVSSHEKIQNIIINSQGWIDFYEIWFKL; this is encoded by the coding sequence ATGAGCATTTTGGAGCAATATATGAGCCTATGGCTCCAGTATGGAAAAGGGAGAGCAGAGGGGGAGCAATTAGAAATAACAATACAAAATATATCCGAAACATTATTTTGTACAGAGCGGAATAGTAAACTAATCATAAAAAAATTAGAAGAATTACATTGGATTGTGTGGTTTCCTGGCCGAGGAAGAGGGAATCGTTCAAAGTTGTTATTTCAAAAACATCCGCTTTCCTTAATTTTAGAAAGAGGAAAAGAAATAACGAAACAAGGGGACGTAAAAAGCGGAAACGCGTTTATTGAAAGGTATATCTCGTATTTCCCATCGCTCCAAGCTCAATTTCAAACTTGGATAGATTCGATATTTGGTTATCAAGTTGAAAGGACATCTCAAGGGAGAAGAGATGTGCTCCGCTTGCAAGTTCAAATGAATCTAGACATTGCATTAGATCCTGTATACGCTACGATGCGTTCGGAATGTCATATGGTCAAACATATATATGACACGTTAGTGTATGTAGACGGAAGTACAAACAATGTAGAGCCACGACTGGCGTTTTATTGGGAGTATGATGATCAGAAACATATATGGACCTTTTACTTACGAAAAGGTGTTCAGTTTCATAACAGGAAAGAATTTATCGCGCATGACGTTATACATACATTTGAACGGTTCTTGAAAGCTAAAAATAATCCGCATGCTTGGATGTTACAGCATGTAGAAAGCTTACATATACTAGATGACTACATTGTGGAGATTCATTTATCTACAGATAATAAGTTATTTTTACATGTTTTAAGTTCAGAACAGTGTTCTATTGTGAGTGAAGATGAAAAAGGTAATTTAATTGGTACAGGACCGTTTCAGTTATGTGAAAATAATGAGGATGTATTCGTACTAGAAGCACATGATTATTATTTTCGAGAGCGACCTTTTCTCAACCGAATTGAATTATGGAATGTAGAGCACAGTGTTAATACGTACGATGTTTTAGCGAAAGCACGATATAAAGATATAGAAAAGCATCATAAAGAACTAACTCGACTTGAGTCGAATGTAACATACATTACGTTAAATACTGCAAAAGAAGGGCCCATGCAAGATAAGACGTTTCGGAAAGCTTTATATAAAATCATTCATAGCAAGGCGATTGTTGCGGAATTACAAGGAGCGCGCGGAGAGATAGCCGAAGAATTGGTGCTAACAAAGAGTGGTACAATACATATAAATGAGGACATAAATACTCTTATTAAAGAAAGTTCTTACCGTAATGAGACATTGCGACTATACACATTTACAGGACAAGATCATGTTGAAGACTCCAATTGGATACAAAAAGAGTGTACGAAATACGGAATTAAAATTGATATTGAATTTCTTGAAACAGAAGAGTTGTTGCAAATAAGTACGATACAAAAGGCTGATATTATGCATGATAGTGCGACAATTAGCGAGCGTATTGAAGAAAGTTTACTATACATGTTTCTTACAAAAAACAGTTTTATTCATCAGCAAAGTAATATAAACTTTAACGAAACATTGCAGCCGTACTTTATGGAGAGTAAAGTAGAGAAGCGACTTACACTGTTACGCGATATTGAGGATACACTGTTACGTCAAATTCATATCATTCCTTTGTATCGTAACAAACAGCAAGTAAGTTCACACGAAAAAATACAAAATATAATAATTAATTCACAAGGTTGGATTGATTTTTATGAAATATGGTTTAAGCTATGA
- a CDS encoding DUF3970 family protein, which produces MIRVRIEGTEEEMIEFLKKMPDIPGFEKTHMREPRKGNNPKYDSSKNVLAYLSYKKIEVANK; this is translated from the coding sequence ATGATTCGTGTACGTATTGAGGGAACTGAGGAAGAGATGATTGAATTTTTGAAGAAAATGCCTGACATTCCTGGATTTGAAAAAACACATATGAGAGAACCGAGAAAAGGGAATAATCCAAAATATGATTCAAGCAAAAATGTACTAGCATATTTATCTTATAAGAAGATTGAAGTCGCCAATAAATAG
- a CDS encoding MDR family MFS transporter, which produces MVEKNNKLGFVVAGLLLGILMASMDNTIVVTAMGTIVGDLGGLENFVWVVSAYMVAEMAGMPIFGKLSDMYGRKRFFIFGLIVFMIGSALCGTAENITQLGIYRAIQGIGGGALVPIAFTIVFDIFPPEKRGKMGGLFGAVFGLSSIFGPLLGAYITDYISWHWVFYINLPLGILALIFITLFYKESRVHRKQKIDWFGAITLVGAVVCLMFALELGGQKYDWDSSFILSLFAGFAILVIAFIVIERKVEEPIISFEMFKQRLFGMSTIIALCYGAAFMSATVYIPLFIQGVYGGTATNSGLLLLPMMLGSVVTAQLGGFLTTKLSYRNIMIISAVIMLLGLFLLSTLTPETSRVLLTIYMIIIGFGVGFSFSVLSMAAIHNFGMEQRGSATSTSNFIRSLGMTLGITIFGMIQRTGFQNQLEEAFKGMSGGMNTNALGDSRAILSESARSQIPPQILDKIIDALSSSIVQTFMWALVPAGLALVFIFFMGNERMVFKKKQNKVKSETSKA; this is translated from the coding sequence ATGGTTGAGAAGAATAATAAGCTCGGCTTTGTTGTGGCGGGCTTATTGCTAGGTATTTTAATGGCATCAATGGATAATACCATTGTCGTAACAGCGATGGGAACGATTGTTGGTGACTTAGGAGGCCTTGAAAACTTTGTATGGGTCGTTTCTGCCTATATGGTCGCAGAAATGGCAGGCATGCCGATTTTCGGTAAACTATCAGATATGTATGGTAGAAAGAGATTCTTTATTTTCGGTTTAATCGTCTTTATGATTGGTTCGGCACTTTGTGGAACTGCTGAAAATATTACACAGTTAGGTATTTATCGTGCCATTCAAGGTATTGGCGGCGGGGCACTAGTGCCGATCGCATTTACTATCGTTTTTGATATTTTCCCTCCAGAAAAACGCGGGAAAATGGGTGGATTATTCGGAGCAGTATTTGGTTTATCAAGTATTTTCGGGCCATTACTTGGCGCATATATTACGGATTATATTAGCTGGCACTGGGTATTTTATATTAACTTACCACTTGGAATTTTAGCACTTATTTTTATTACATTATTTTATAAAGAGTCACGAGTTCATAGAAAGCAAAAGATTGATTGGTTTGGCGCAATTACTTTAGTTGGTGCAGTAGTTTGTTTAATGTTTGCCCTAGAACTAGGCGGACAAAAATATGATTGGGATTCTAGCTTTATTTTAAGTTTATTTGCTGGGTTCGCTATTTTAGTAATTGCTTTTATTGTTATTGAACGAAAAGTAGAAGAACCAATCATTTCATTTGAGATGTTTAAACAACGTTTATTCGGAATGAGTACAATTATTGCATTATGTTACGGGGCTGCATTTATGTCAGCAACTGTGTACATTCCGTTATTTATTCAAGGTGTATATGGCGGGACTGCAACAAACTCAGGATTGTTACTTTTACCGATGATGTTAGGATCAGTCGTAACAGCGCAGTTAGGCGGATTTTTAACGACTAAGCTTAGCTACCGAAACATTATGATTATTTCTGCTGTTATTATGCTACTTGGATTATTCTTATTAAGCACGTTAACGCCAGAAACAAGTCGTGTATTATTAACGATTTATATGATTATTATCGGATTTGGAGTCGGTTTCTCATTCTCTGTACTAAGTATGGCAGCTATTCACAACTTCGGTATGGAACAACGCGGGTCTGCGACTTCAACGAGTAACTTCATTCGTTCATTAGGTATGACGCTTGGTATTACGATCTTTGGAATGATTCAAAGAACTGGTTTCCAGAACCAGCTAGAAGAGGCATTTAAAGGTATGAGCGGGGGGATGAATACGAACGCTTTAGGAGATTCAAGAGCTATTCTATCAGAATCGGCAAGATCTCAAATTCCGCCGCAAATATTAGATAAAATTATTGACGCTCTTTCTAGTTCAATCGTTCAAACATTTATGTGGGCGTTAGTACCAGCAGGTTTAGCATTAGTATTCATTTTCTTTATGGGAAATGAGCGCATGGTATTTAAGAAAAAACAAAACAAGGTAAAAAGTGAAACATCAAAAGCGTAA